From the genome of Nicotiana tabacum cultivar K326 chromosome 2, ASM71507v2, whole genome shotgun sequence:
CGGTGGAGGCGGAGGCGGAggcggaggaggaggaggttcaGATGGTGGATGGGGAATAGGAGGTGGAGCTGGCTATTTTACTGGATCAGGCAGTGGTGGCGGTGGCGGTGGCGGAGGAGGAGGTGAGAATGGTGGATTTGGTGGGGGAGTAGGAGGTGGTTGGGGTGGATCAGGTAGCAATGGAGTTGgtggcggcggcggcggcggtggTGGTGGAGGAGGCGGTGAAAACGGCGGGGGTGGTTTTGGTGGCGGAGCTGGTGAAGGACATGGAAATGTGGCGTTTGATCCTACTATTGAAGATTGAGTTACATAGCTTTTGGTGATCACCATTTTCACCGGATTTTgctcaaataaaatatgtttataataaagaaataaaaggCAAACCATATTCTTTAGTAAACTTTTCTTTTTTCACTaaatgttgttattgttattccTAATTTTGTCGATTTTGTTTAAGAattgtttttgaaaattatgTTATTGATATAAGTCAATTACTCCACCTTTTATTAGGCAGAGTAGTACCTACAATATTCTCAAATCAATGATATTTAGAAATCTTAAAAAGGCGACTCTATCAAACTACCGATATTATAAAAACTAATTGATCCTTAAGCAGCTTTTAAATGGCTTCATACTAGTGTATGTTTCAAGCTAATAAGCTTATATCCAGAATAATTTGATAAACTAAAGCTACTCAATGATGTgaaatttctactattttgataatAATCAATCTAAAACTACTATAGTTAAGAACGTAATTCAAGAAcaagaaaacatgaaaaattagGAAAATACGTCATATGCTACACATAATTCTTTCTTGGTTCCAAGTATTAAAAACACTTACATATTTCAGGATACTTTCTTACTTCCTTTAGTTTACGCACAATTAcgaaaaacaaaataaactttTACTTTATTCAAATTAAAGTGGATAAAAAAGTGACAATAAAATCAACCATTTGAATAATTTAGATACTAGTACTACTATTTTTTAGCGGGTTTCAaaacctttttatttttctatttatttttaaaaaaagtgaaTTAATCTTTACATAATACCGATTAAGTGGGCGTTTACAcaaaagaattgtaaaatttcggaATAAAGTGAAAATTTTTTTCAGcaaaaattgtatttgaaaattagagttgtgttaggacatgaatataattttgggttgtttttgaatttttatgagtgatctgaaataaaaaataatattttgaaaattttgaaattataaaataattacgAAATTTATGTTCaagtgaaaataaaaaattttatggtttaaaaaaagtgaaaattttcgGAAAAAAGGAATATTTTTTTATGGTCAAATCTTTACGAAATACAGATTAAAAGAGTAATTGAAGTGGGGAAAAAGAGGCCACTCTAACCGCTGGCACATTTTAAAAATTTGTGCAAGTCTCTTCTTCAGATTCTCCTTTCAAGTTTCAAATCTCCTACTGAAGTAGTAGGACTATATTTAGCTTTCGCCATTAGAAGAAACTCGCAAAAGCACGAAtacgctctctctctctctctctcctcctATAAACCCTTAAAAACCTTACTCTCACTCTTTAAATCAAAATGTTCTCTCCAGGAACTAAGAGATCAAATTTCACCGCTCGCAAGAGTAAACCTACTACTGTTACTGACTCACCGGTGACGCCGCTGACGGAGAATAGAAGGACTGTTGAAAATGACAATTCTATCCCTAATCGCCCTACCACTGGTACTCCTGCTCCCTGGGCTTCCCGTCTTTCTGTTCTCGCCAggtaatacacacacacacacactcataTTGTGTATAAAGTGAATTACTGTTGATGTTCATTTTACTATTCTTAATTCCTAATTTAGGTATATTATAGACCGTGAAATTGCTTTTTAATAATCCTGTTGTTACTATTGATTGCATATGCTATTGTTGAGCACTTCAACTATTCTATTggatacctgctacctcccaccaccATAAGGCTTAGGCGGATAAGAAGAAGTTACctagtttttttctttcttttgctgcCAGATTGCATATGCGACTATAATTAGCTAAATGATTCTTTGTTTTCATTTTAtcagttttgttttttttcttcatttatttttgtGGTTGTTTTCAGATAGTGAAAATCTTCTAAGTTCAATTTGCTGTGTTTTACAGACCAACACTTGGATTCCCTATGTACTCTCCGTGAAGTAAAATGGAGTAGCTCTACCTTCGCTAACTAGTTCATTTTACTAACCTATACATAACTAGCTTAAAATATTAGTGTCAAATGCTGCCTATTTTTTTGTACTTTTCATTAGTTGATTGTTCATAGGGAATATAAGTTGTAGAAGTATATTTGAATGGAAACTGATTAAGATGGTGTTTGATTGTTAATTGTCATAGAATTCCGCCTGCGAAGAAGAGTGATAAAGGCGAAGAAACCGATCCAATTCAGCCAGTCTATGTTGGAGAATTCCCACAAGTCCTGCGTGATGAACATGCGGTTTTTCTTCAGAAACATGCTCCTGGTTAGTGAATGAGCTGATACTTTTATCTTGTATGCTTAAACCTTTCGTCAGTACTGTAATAGGAAAATAGTTATCTTAGTTGTGTCCCCTTTTTCCATAATTAAGATAGAGTTATAGGTTCCAATATTTAAGTGCTTTGAGTACCTGCTATACAATGAAGTGTTATT
Proteins encoded in this window:
- the LOC142168732 gene encoding uncharacterized protein LOC142168732 → MLTASARMCSRLVLLFVVCVFVQTTFARKLLQFPSGNILGFDGIDQIIGNVAGGGGGGGGGGGGSDGGWGIGGGAGYFTGSGSGGGGGGGGGGENGGFGGGVGGGWGGSGSNGVGGGGGGGGGGGGGENGGGGFGGGAGEGHGNVAFDPTIED